The Acropora palmata chromosome 10, jaAcrPala1.3, whole genome shotgun sequence genome contains a region encoding:
- the LOC141893549 gene encoding LOW QUALITY PROTEIN: uncharacterized protein LOC141893549 (The sequence of the model RefSeq protein was modified relative to this genomic sequence to represent the inferred CDS: substituted 2 bases at 2 genomic stop codons), translating into MDDQVKHLTSLGVTAVSISSQSVFDVSKVEKGDYSLVFGSPEAWIKNDCWRNMLNNAIYSSKLCALAIDEAHVLRQWGTSQDSKRAAFRECYGHLHELRSLAPKVKMVALTATATKLTKDTIQNVLLMENPYEITESPNKRNITYAVEYMQKDTAHELYFGWLADELRTRQSLCERTIIYCQTIKQCGIIYATIKGLLGQHMYIGNNIDPRNVLVEMLHSCTPAANKQYILHSFQSEDGTIRVLVATIAFGMGVNCKGVHRVIHYGPSKNVEAYVQETGXAGRDGTXSHAYILYHGILLNHVEGDIKCVLKTDDCRRKILFQHFDTVLEQFDKLHLCCDNCATTCECGETDCAKYAAFPMKQNPQAVLHTAKGRKVTAEQKKAVEGNLIKYHKSLVMKLVNTAANGNVKTLTNLQFMVGFSKLQISQVLDNLERIFALSDIFEVVEIWDRRHAQQILSVVNEIFKDIGDAVQQSYLSAEDGDNQYDFDEFLDEWNELLQDDELFDMIMENLSLSQLQLSLVDEEINGSSDLLEDGVPTAVLQTIESMVMDD; encoded by the exons ATGGACGACCAAGTGAAACACCTGACAAGTCTTGGAGTTACTGCTGTAAGCATCAGTTCACAGTCTGTGTTTGATGTATCAAAGGTTGAGAAGGGCGACTATTCTTTGGTTTTCGGCTCACCTGAAGCATGGATCAAGAATGACTGTTGGCGAAACATGTTGAACAATGCCATTTATTCATCGAAGCTGTGTGCCTTGGCAATCGATGAAGCTCATGTCTTACGACAGTG GGGAACATCCCAAGACAGCAAAAGAGCTGCATTCCGTGAATGTTATGGTCATCTTCATGAATTGAGATCCTTGGCTCCTAAAGTAAAAATGGTCGCTTTGACTGCCACAGCGACCAAGCTGACCAAAGATACAATCCAAAATGTCCTTCTTATGGAAAATCCCTATGAGATAACCGAAAGTCCAAACAAGCGAAACATTACCTATGCTGTTGAATACATGCAGAAAGACACTGCACATGAACTGTATTTTGGCTGGCTTGCTGACGAACTGAGAACCAGGCAATCATTGTGTGAAaggacaataatttattgtcaaaCTATAAAGCAATGTGGCATTATTTATGCAACCATTAAGGGTTTGCTTGGGCAGCATATGTACATTGGAAACAACATTGATCCAAGAAATGTCCTTGTTGAAATGCTTCATTCCTGCACACCAGCTGCAAATAAGCAATACATCCTCCACTCCTTCCAGTCAGAGGATGGAACCATTCGTGTTCTTGTTGCCACCATTGCTTTTGGCATGGGAGTGAATTGTAAAGGTGTTCACAGAGTCATACACTATGGACCGTCAAAAAATGTTGAAGCGTATGTTCAAGAAACTGGGTGAGCTGGCAGGGATGGAACCTAAAGCCATGCATACATTTTGTATCATGGAATTCTTTTAAATCATGTTGAAGGAGACATCAAGTGTGTCTTAAAAACTGATGATTGTAGGAGAAAGATACTATTTCAGCATTTTGACACAGTTTTGGAGCAGTTTGACAAGCTGCACCTTTGCTGTGACAACTGTGCCACTACATGTGAATGTGGGGAAACAGATTGTGCCAAATATGCTGCATTCCCTATGAAGCAAAACCCCCAAGCAGTCTTGCACACAGCAAAGGGGAGAAAAGTGACTgctgaacaaaagaaagctgTTGAAGGAAACCTTATCAAGTATCACAAGTCATTAGTTATGAAACTAGTCAATACAGCTGCCAATGGAAATGTCAAAACTCTGACAAATTTGCAGTTCATGGTAGGTTTTTCCAAACTTCAGATCTCTCAAGTTCTTGATAATTTAGAAAGGATTTTTGCATTGTCTGACATCTTTGAGGTTGTTGAAATATGGGACAGACGACATGCACAGCAAATCCTTTCAGTCgtcaatgaaatttttaaagatatTGGTGATGCTGTTCAACAAAGCTACCTTTCTGCAGAGGACGGTGATAACCAGTATGACTTTGATGAGTTTCTTGATGAGTGGAATGAGCTGCTTCAAGATGATGAACTTTTTGATATGATAATGGAAAATCTTTCATTATCACAACTGCAACTTTCACTTGTGGATGAAGAAATCAATGGTTCAAGTGATTTGCTAGAAGATGGAGTGCCAACAGCTGTACTGCAAACCATCGAGTCAATGGTCATGGATGATTGA
- the LOC141893555 gene encoding QRFP-like peptide receptor translates to MLAQNESFENSTTIIAQDVLTMSPLMTVFLYCLYATVFSLALLGNTLSLITCYGSYKDTASVLLCFIASLASADLLLTFLSIFNLIAFIGNDHWILGGLICKAHSFLIESCYTVSILTLVAISRERLRAVSSPLLARVEGSAERKVIPIVIWVIGILTCTPLLYAYHIVEDKETGKSKCLNTQMGDKGKQIYYSIQAGLLFLVPLVFMTWAHIRIFKLLSIHERTRSSLLSVSDEGQGLHQNKITKMLAVVTVIFFVCYGPFMVIRELRYFYVYNGMAIWKLSQMMIFIQAAVNPIIYCFYSQQFRHTLKSFFCCCFKCAKKLQTPGFSSAAATVQIKERSTGNTVRLN, encoded by the coding sequence ATGCTCGCTCAAAACGAAAGTTTCGAGAATTCGACAACGATTATCGCTCAAGACGTTTTAACAATGTCTCCGTTGATGACAGTGTTTTTGTATTGTTTGTACGCCACAGTCTTTTCTCTAGCATTACTTGGCAATACCTTATCGCTGATTACGTGTTACGGCAGTTACAAGGACACAGCGAGCGTGCTTCTATGCTTCATTGCCAGTTTAGCATCAGCGGATCTCTTGCTTACTTTTCTCTCTATATTTAATTTGATAGCGTTTATCGGTAACGATCACTGGATATTAGGAGGTCTAATCTGCAAAGCACATAGCTTTCTTATAGAGTCATGTTACACTGTATCCATTTTGACGCTGGTGGCCATCAGCCGCGAGAGATTACGTGCAGTGTCGTCACCGTTGTTAGCCCGAGTTGAAGGAAGCGCAGAGCGAAAAGTTATACCCATCGTCATTTGGGTGATAGGAATCTTGACGTGCACACCATTGTTGTACGCATACCACATCGTTGAAGACAAGGAAACTGGCAAATCAAAATGCCTTAACACACAGATGGGCGACAAAGGAAAGCAGATTTACTACTCTATTCAAGCCGGGTTACTGTTCCTAGTTCCTCTGGTATTTATGACTTGGGCACATATAAGAATCTTCAAGTTGCTCTCGATTCATGAAAGGACAAGGAGCTCCCTGCTTTCAGTTTCAGATGAAGGACAGGGTTTACACcagaacaaaataacaaagatGTTAGCTGTCGTCACAGTCATTTTCTTCGTTTGTTATGGTCCGTTCATGGTAATTCGAGAGTTGAGATATTTTTACGTCTACAACGGAATGGCAATTTGGAAATTGTCACAGATGATGATTTTCATCCAAGCTGCTGTGAACCCAATCATTTACTGTTTTTACAGTCAGCAGTTTCGTCATACTTTAAAATcctttttctgttgttgtttcaaatGCGCTAAGAAGCTACAAACACCTGGGTTCTCCTCCGCGGCCGCGACAGTACAAATCAAGGAAAGATCGACAGGAAACACTGTTCGACTAAATTAG
- the LOC141894953 gene encoding pyroglutamylated RF-amide peptide receptor-like: protein MLPQNESFENSATIITQEVYRMSPSMTVFFYCLYATVFSLALFGNTLSLITCYRSYKDINSVLPCFIAIASLASADLLFTLLSIFDLLAFISDGNWFGGNVICKAQSFLIESCYTVSILTLIAISRERLRAVSSPLLARVEGSAERKLILVGIWVIGILTCTPLLYAYHIVEDKETGKSKCLNTQMGDKGRQIYYSIQAGLLFLVPLVFMTWAHIRIFKLLSIHEKTRSFLVSGARQGLNQNKVTRMLAVVTVIFFVCYGPFMVIRELRYFYIYNGMAIWKLSQAMIFIQAAVNPIIYCFYGQQFRHTLKDVFCCCFKCSKKLQTSESSSEAATVQIKERSTGTETQFD from the coding sequence ATGCTCCCTCAAAACGAAAGTTTCGAGAATTCGGCAACGATTATCACTCAAGAAGTTTACAGAATGTCTCCGTCGATGACAGTGTTCTTCTACTGTTTATACGCCACAGTATTTTCTCTTGCATTATTTGGCAACACCTTATCGCTGATTACGTGCTACCGCAGTTACAAGGACATTAACTCCGTGCTTCCGTGCTTCATTGCCATTGCCAGTCTAGCATCAGCGGATCTCTTGTTTACTTTGCTCTCTATATTTGATTTGTTGGCGTTCATCAGCGACGGCAATTGGTTTGGGGGAAATGTAATCTGCAAAGCACAGAGCTTTCTTATCGAATCCTGTTACACCGTGTCCATTTTGACGCTGATTGCCATCAGTCGCGAGAGATTACGTGCAGTGTCGTCTCCCTTGTTGGCCCGCGTTGAAGGAAGTGCAGAGCGAAAACTTATCCTCGTCGGTATTTGGGTGATTGGAATCTTGACGTGCACACCATTGTTGTACGCATACCACATCGTTGAAGACAAGGAAACTGGCAAATCAAAATGCCTTAACACACAGATGGGCGACAAAGGAAGGCAGATTTATTACTCTATTCAAGCCGGGTTACTGTTCCTAGTTCCTCTGGTATTTATGACATGGGCACACATACGAATCTTCAAGCTGCTGTCGATTCATGAAAAGACAAGGAGCTTCTTGGTTTCCGGTGCAAGACAGGGTTTAAACCAGAACAAAGTTACAAGGATGTTAGCTGTCGTCACAGTCATTTTCTTCGTTTGTTATGGTCCATTCATGGTAATTCGCGAGTTGAGATATTTTTACATCTACAACGGAATGGCAATTTGGAAATTGTCACAGGCGATGATTTTCATTCAAGCTGCTGTGAACCCAATCATTTACTGTTTTTACGGTCAGCAGTTTCGTCATACTTTGAAAGacgttttctgttgttgtttcaaatGCTCTAAGAAGCTACAAACATCAGAATCGTCCTCCGAGGCCGCGACAGTACAAATCAAGGAAAGATCGACAGGAACTGAAACACAGTTCGACTAA
- the LOC141893554 gene encoding type-2 angiotensin II receptor-like: MPVLEGNNSQTNSSTQTPEVKALGFPLPLTIAYVTVYVLFFSLAFFGNIMALLTCYKKYRSSQSILLCYISSLAAADLLFAILSTFDTAYFFNGDWPGGNVVCKIQSTFIEISYTASILTLVAISNERSRSVASTSLVRNRSISQRTIFVKVLWIVTFIVCAPLFYGYTTQEEKGKLLCVNTNWGDYGRQVYYTVQALLIFICPLIFMLWAHIKILRVLKSHIKNSRGVATVESKQRKVTKMLAVVTLVFFFCWSPFIFVRALRYFYVYEGNEVWKLTQLMIFGNSAVNPILYCFYSSQFRTSFKEIIRCKFSLKVARRKSRAGSHSTFVMNDMRGKSTKRLTENAIDQSVDSSTNAFP; the protein is encoded by the coding sequence ATGCCTGTGCTCGAAGGAAACAATTCACAGACCAACTCTTCTACACAAACCCCTGAAGTCAAGGCCCTGGGATTCCCGCTACCTTTGACTATTGCTTATGTTACCGTGTATGTCCTGTTCTTCTCGCTGGCGTTCTTTGGCAACATCATGGCACTTCTGACCTGCTACAAGAAATACCGATCCTCACAATCGATTCTCCTTTGCTACATATCGAGTCTAGCAGCCGCTGATCTGTTGTTCGCCATCCTGTCAACTTTCGATACGGCTTATTTCTTTAATGGCGATTGGCCTGGAGGCAATGTTGTGtgtaaaattcaaagcacATTTATCGAGATTTCTTACACAGCCTCGATATTAACTTTAGTGGCAATCAGTAATGAACGCTCGCGTTCCGTCGCATCAACCTCTCTGGTGAGAAATCGCAGTATTTCGCAACGAACTATTTTCGTGAAAGTTCTCTGGATTGTTACTTTTATAGTTTGCGCGCCATTGTTTTACGGCTACACGACCCAAGAGGAAAAAGGCAAACTACTCTGTGTGAACACCAATTGGGGCGACTATGGGCGTCAAGTCTACTACACTGTTCAAGCCTTGTTAATATTTATTTGCCCCTTAATCTTCATGCTCTGGGCGCACATTAAGATTCTACGCGTTTTAAAGTCGCATATTAAAAACAGCCGTGGGGTAGCCACTGTCGAAAGCAAGCAACGCAAAGTCACGAAGATGTTAGCTGTTGTAACTCtcgtatttttcttttgctggtCGCCGTTTATCTTTGTGCGCGCTCTGCGTTATTTTTATGTCTACGAAGGAAACGAAGTGTGGAAGTTGACGCAGTTAATGATCTTTGGGAATTCTGCGGTGAATCCGATATTGTACTGCTTCTACAGTTCTCAGTTTCGGACGTCGTTCAAAGAAATAATACGgtgtaaattttctttaaaagttGCGCGACGCAAGAGCCGAGCCGGATCGCACTCTACGTTTGTTATGAACGATATGAGGGGGAAAAGCACAAAGAGGTTGACTGAGAACGCCATTGATCAGTCTGTGGATAGTTCCACAAATGCATTTCcttag
- the LOC141895460 gene encoding galanin receptor 2a-like, with product MQKYSNTSRSQNSSSLGERKGDANFISLTSFTGISLLCFYTFIFVASNVGNVAVLYICHRRDRSTAFRHTNTGFFNRFIVNLAIADLLFTQLTVFDVSYAVLSDWVLGSALCKLQGFFVELCYSASILTLIAISRERLQSLSELEIRSRIQRIKTRKLWSILVWIIAILLCTPLLYAYTLEISPEERGKTKCTNMAWSHTGRQIYYSLTTVILFIYPLAIMTWTQFKIKRAFRSQISPSQQIAVLTRARQKKATRILGAVTVGFFALWAPFIITRTLRYFQWYEGEIIWKLSQLLTIASSAANPFIYSFYSLHFRVYVKRIITCRCGILSESTGRSECSTNNTLY from the coding sequence ATGCAAAAATATTCAAACACAAGCAGAAGTCAAAACTCATCTTCCCTTGGTGAAAGAAAAGGCGACGCAAACTTTATCAGCCTTACTTCCTTTACGGGAATATCACTCCTATGCTTTTACACATTCATATTTGTCGCATCAAACGTGGGTAACGTTGCGGTTTTGTACATTTGCCACCGAAGGGACCGTTCGACAGCCTTTCGGCACACCAACACGGGATTTTTTAATCGTTTTATCGTGAACCTTGCCATTGCAGATCTCCTCTTCACACAGCTCACTGTGTTCGATGTGTCTTACGCTGTATTAAGCGACTGGGTTCTGGGATCAGCGCTGTGTAAACTTCAAGGATTTTTTGTCGAGTTGTGTTATTCCGCGTCCATCTTGACCCTCATCGCGATAAGTCGAGAACGCTTGCAGTCTCTCAGCGAATTGGAAATCAGATCAAGAATACAGCGCATCAAGACCAGAAAACTTTGGTCCATCCTAGTTTGGATCATCGCCATTTTGCTTTGCACGCCTCTCTTGTATGCGTACACGTTGGAAATTAGTCCAGAAGAGCGAGGCAAAACTAAATGCACTAACATGGCCTGGTCACATACAGGAAGACAGATTTATTACAGTCTAACAACCGTCATATTATTCATCTATCCGCTTGCCATAATGACGTGGACACAGTTCAAGATCAAACGCGCTTTTAGATCACAAATCTCACCAAGCCAACAAATCGCTGTTTTAACTCGTGCGCGCCAGAAAAAAGCCACTCGAATCCTTGGTGCAGTCACAGTGGGGTTTTTCGCTCTTTGGGCGCCATTTATAATAACGAGAACCCTTCGTTATTTCCAGTGGTACGAAGGAGAGATTATATGGAAACTCAGCCAACTTTTAACGATAGCTTCTTCTGCAGCCAACCCTTTTATTTATAGCTTCTACAGCCTTCACTTCAGAGTTTATGTAAAAAGGATAATAACGTGCAGGTGTGGGATTTTGTCGGAAAGCACCGGTAGGTCCGAGTGTTCTACTAACAATACTCTGTATTAA
- the LOC141895498 gene encoding orexin receptor type 2-like, whose product MLAQNESFENSATIIAQDVSTMSPLMTAFLYCLYATVFSLALLGNTLSMITCYCSYKDTASVLLWFIASLASADLLLTLLSIFNLIVSIGDGDWFLGDPICKAHSFLIESCYTVSILTLVAISRERLRAVSSPLLARVEGSAERKLIPIVVWVIGILTCTPLLYAYHVVKDKKTGKSKCLNTQMGDKGRQIYYSIQAGLLFLVPLVFMTWAHIRIFKLLSIHEKTRSSLVSGARQGFNQNKITRMLAVVTVIFFVCYGPFMVIRELRYFYVYNGMAIWKLSQMMIFIQTAVNPIIYCFYSQQFRHTLKDFFCCCFKCAKKLQTSESSSEAAIIQSRKDRQETQFD is encoded by the coding sequence ATGCTCGCTCAAAACGAAAGTTTCGAGAATTCGGCAACGATTATCGCACAAGACGTTTCAACAATGTCTCCGTTGATGACAGCGTTTTTGTATTGTTTGTACGCCACAGTATTTTCTCTTGCATTACTTGGCAATACCTTATCGATGATTACGTGTTACTGCAGTTACAAGGACACAGCGAGCGTGCTCCTATGGTTCATTGCCAGTCTAGCATCAGCGGATCTCTTGCTGACTTTGCTCtctatatttaatttaatagTGTCTATCGGTGACGGTGATTGGTTTTTAGGAGATCCAATCTGCAAAGCACATAGCTTTCTTATCGAGTCATGTTACACGGTATCCATTTTGACGCTGGTGGCCATCAGCCGCGAGAGGTTACGTGCAGTGTCGTCTCCCTTGTTGGCCCGCGTTGAAGGAAGCGCAGAGCGAAAACTTATACCCATCGTTGTTTGGGTGATAGGAATCTTGACGTGCACACCATTGCTGTACGCATACCACGTcgtaaaagataaaaaaactGGTAAATCAAAATGCCTTAATACACAGATGGGCGACAAAGGAAGGCAGATTTATTACTCCATTCAAGCCGGGTTACTGTTCCTAGTTCCTCTGGTATTTATGACTTGGGCACACATAAGAATCTTCAAGTTGCTCTCGATTCATGAAAAGACAAGGAGCTCCTTGGTTTCCGGTGCAAGACAGGGTTTCAACCAGAACAAAATAACAAGGATGTTAGCAGTCGTTAcagtcattttctttgtttgttatgGTCCATTCATGGTAATTCGCGAGTTGAGATATTTTTACGTCTACAACGGAATGGCAATTTGGAAATTGTCACAGATGATGATTTTCATCCAAACTGCTGTGAACCCAATCATTTACTGTTTTTACAGTCAGCAGTTTCGCCATACTTTGAAAGactttttctgttgttgtttcaaatGCGCTAAGAAGCTACAAACATCAGAATCGTCCTCCGAAGCCGCGATCATACAATCAAGGAAAGATCGACAGGAAACACAGTTCGACTAA
- the LOC141894955 gene encoding growth hormone secretagogue receptor type 1-like, translating to MLAQNESFENSARIITQDNSRMSPLMTVSLYCLYSITFSLALIGNTLSLITCYCSYKDTKCLLLCFIASLASADLLFTLLSIFNLVAFISDGDWILGDPICKAHSFLIESCYTVSILTLVAISRERLRAVSSPLLARVEGSAERKLIPIVVWVIGILTCTPLLYAYHVVKDNKTGKSKCLNKQMGDKGRQIYYSIQAGLLFLVPLVFMTWAHIRIFKLLSIHEKTRSSLVSGARQGFNQNKITRMLAVVTVIFFVCYGPFMVIRELRYFYVYNGMAIWKLSQMMIFIQAAVNPIIYCFYSQQFRHTLKDFFCCFKCAKKIQTSESSSEAATIQSRKDRQETQFD from the coding sequence ATGCTCGCCCAAAACGAAAGTTTCGAGAATTCGGCAAGGATTATCACTCAAGACAACTCAAGAATGTCTCCGTTGATGACAGTGTCTTTGTATTGTTTGTACTCCATAACCTTTTCTCTTGCATTAATTGGCAATACCTTATCGCTGATTACGTGTTACTGCAGTTACAAGGACACAAAATGCTTGCTTCTATGCTTCATTGCCAGTCTAGCATCAGCGGATCTCTTGTTTACTTTGCTCTCTATATTTAATTTGGTAGCGTTTATCAGTGACGGTGATTGGATTTTAGGAGATCCAATCTGCAAAGCACATAGCTTTCTTATCGAGTCATGTTACACAGTATCCATTTTGACGCTGGTGGCCATCAGCCGCGAGAGGTTACGTGCAGTGTCGTCTCCCTTGTTGGCCCGCGTTGAAGGAAGCGCAGAGCGAAAACTTATACCCATCGTTGTTTGGGTGATAGGAATCTTGACGTGCACACCATTGCTGTACGCATACCACGTCGTAAAAGATAACAAAACTGGTAAATCAAAATGCCTTAACAAACAGATGGGCGACAAAGGAAGGCAGATATATTACTCTATTCAAGCCGGGTTACTGTTCCTAGTTCCTCTGGTATTTATGACTTGGGCACACATAAGAATCTTCAAGTTGCTCTCGATTCATGAAAAGACAAGGAGCTCCTTGGTTTCCGGTGCAAGACAGGGTTTCAACCAGAACAAAATAACAAGGATGTTAGCAGTCGTCACAGTCATTTTCTTCGTTTGTTATGGTCCATTCATGGTAATTCGCGAGTTGAGATATTTTTACGTCTACAACGGAATGGCAATTTGGAAATTGTCACAGATGATGATTTTCATCCAAGCTGCTGTGAACCCAATCATTTACTGTTTTTACAGTCAGCAGTTTCGTCATACTTtaaaagactttttctgttgtttcaaATGCGCTAAGAAGATACAAACATCAGAATCGTCCTCAGAAGCCGCGACCATACAATCAAGGAAAGATCGACAGGAAACACAGTTCGACTAA